In Phycodurus eques isolate BA_2022a chromosome 10, UOR_Pequ_1.1, whole genome shotgun sequence, a genomic segment contains:
- the c10h1orf159 gene encoding uncharacterized protein C1orf159 homolog isoform X1 yields MRQPCLILFASTPHPLPKGSNMALSFLLVLAATVILIRPETPVTKALHHNSLECCSEKVKTNSSCSNDTRCEPGCFFRVLEGSNTVCILCDPAAVDSENITTCTYNYTTDRKNHTTVTTVMPKIGGAGVAASLLLGTLLISLFLILSVASFFYLKRSHRLPNIFYRRNKAFIFQPSETAVMIPSSSARKQRYVRRERPSATSSGAITPTASTTRVHNV; encoded by the exons ATGCGCCAGCCTTGTTTGATTCTTTTTGCCTCCACCCCACACCCCCTTCCCAAGGGCTCAAACATGGCTCTGTCATTCCTTTTGGTCTTGGCAGCAACAGTGATTCTTATCAGACCAGAGACACCTGTAACCAAG GCTCTACATCATAACTCACTGGAGTGCTGCAGTGAGAAAGTAAAGACGAACAGCTCGTGCTCAAACGACACTCGCTGCGAACCAG GATGCTTCTTCCGTGTCCTTGAGGGCAGCAATACTGTTTGCATATTGTGTGATCCTGCTGCCGTAGACTCGGAGAACATAACGACCTGCACCTACA ACTATACAACGGACAGGAAAAACCATACCACAGTCACAACTGTAATGCCTAAAATTG GCGGTGCAGGCGTGGCCGCCTCGCTTCTTCTTGGAACGCTGTTGATCAGCCTGTTTTTGATCCTCTCTGTCGCCTCCTTCTTCTACCTCAAACGCTCCCATCGACTCCCAAATATCTTCTACCGCCGCAACAAGG CCTTTATATTCCAACCAAGTGAGACG GCTGTCATGATTCCTTCTTCTTCAG CGAGAAAACAAAGATACGTTCGACGGGAGCGTCCCTCCGCGACATCCAGTGGCGCCATCACACCCACCGCCTCCACCACGAGGGTCCACAACGTGTAG
- the c10h1orf159 gene encoding uncharacterized protein C1orf159 homolog isoform X2, with amino-acid sequence MALSFLLVLAATVILIRPETPVTKALHHNSLECCSEKVKTNSSCSNDTRCEPGCFFRVLEGSNTVCILCDPAAVDSENITTCTYNYTTDRKNHTTVTTVMPKIGGAGVAASLLLGTLLISLFLILSVASFFYLKRSHRLPNIFYRRNKAFIFQPSETAVMIPSSSARKQRYVRRERPSATSSGAITPTASTTRVHNV; translated from the exons ATGGCTCTGTCATTCCTTTTGGTCTTGGCAGCAACAGTGATTCTTATCAGACCAGAGACACCTGTAACCAAG GCTCTACATCATAACTCACTGGAGTGCTGCAGTGAGAAAGTAAAGACGAACAGCTCGTGCTCAAACGACACTCGCTGCGAACCAG GATGCTTCTTCCGTGTCCTTGAGGGCAGCAATACTGTTTGCATATTGTGTGATCCTGCTGCCGTAGACTCGGAGAACATAACGACCTGCACCTACA ACTATACAACGGACAGGAAAAACCATACCACAGTCACAACTGTAATGCCTAAAATTG GCGGTGCAGGCGTGGCCGCCTCGCTTCTTCTTGGAACGCTGTTGATCAGCCTGTTTTTGATCCTCTCTGTCGCCTCCTTCTTCTACCTCAAACGCTCCCATCGACTCCCAAATATCTTCTACCGCCGCAACAAGG CCTTTATATTCCAACCAAGTGAGACG GCTGTCATGATTCCTTCTTCTTCAG CGAGAAAACAAAGATACGTTCGACGGGAGCGTCCCTCCGCGACATCCAGTGGCGCCATCACACCCACCGCCTCCACCACGAGGGTCCACAACGTGTAG
- the c10h1orf159 gene encoding uncharacterized protein C1orf159 homolog isoform X3 produces MRQPCLILFASTPHPLPKGSNMALSFLLVLAATVILIRPETPVTKALHHNSLECCSEKVKTNSSCSNDTRCEPDYTTDRKNHTTVTTVMPKIGGAGVAASLLLGTLLISLFLILSVASFFYLKRSHRLPNIFYRRNKAFIFQPSETAVMIPSSSARKQRYVRRERPSATSSGAITPTASTTRVHNV; encoded by the exons ATGCGCCAGCCTTGTTTGATTCTTTTTGCCTCCACCCCACACCCCCTTCCCAAGGGCTCAAACATGGCTCTGTCATTCCTTTTGGTCTTGGCAGCAACAGTGATTCTTATCAGACCAGAGACACCTGTAACCAAG GCTCTACATCATAACTCACTGGAGTGCTGCAGTGAGAAAGTAAAGACGAACAGCTCGTGCTCAAACGACACTCGCTGCGAACCAG ACTATACAACGGACAGGAAAAACCATACCACAGTCACAACTGTAATGCCTAAAATTG GCGGTGCAGGCGTGGCCGCCTCGCTTCTTCTTGGAACGCTGTTGATCAGCCTGTTTTTGATCCTCTCTGTCGCCTCCTTCTTCTACCTCAAACGCTCCCATCGACTCCCAAATATCTTCTACCGCCGCAACAAGG CCTTTATATTCCAACCAAGTGAGACG GCTGTCATGATTCCTTCTTCTTCAG CGAGAAAACAAAGATACGTTCGACGGGAGCGTCCCTCCGCGACATCCAGTGGCGCCATCACACCCACCGCCTCCACCACGAGGGTCCACAACGTGTAG